DNA sequence from the Verrucomicrobiia bacterium genome:
CTCGATGCTCCGGTGCTGGTTGCCACGCTGGAAACCCAAAAGAACCGCTTGATCCAGGGAGACGGCCCTTCTCTTTTGGTGGTGGATGAATACCAGATGTTGGGCGATTCAGACCGCGGCCTGAATTATGAATTGGCGCTCGCCTTGGCCCCGCCTCAAACGCAACTGTTGCTGCTCAGCGGCAGCGTCTCCAATCCCCAGGACGTCGTCAAATGGCTTGGACGTCTCGGGCGCAAGGCCGTTCTGATTCGGCATGAGCAGCGCCCGGTACCGCTCGAGGAAGTGGATGCCCATAACCTCAGTTACTATGTGCCTGCCGAAATCCGTGGTTACTGGCCGAGGCTCATCGCCAAGGCCCTCGCTGAAGACCTCGGGCCGGTCTTGATCTTCGCCCCACGCCGCCAGGCCGCAGAGGCCATGGCCGCCGACCTCGCACGGCAATTGCCTATCCCCAATCCGCTCCAATTGAGCACCGACCAAAAGGTCCTGCTCGGCGAGCATCTCTCAAAGCTCCTAAAAAGCCGGATTGCCTGCCATCATAGCGGCCTGAGCTACGGCGCGCGCGCGGGGGTCATCGAGCCTCTGGCCAAGGCGGGCCAACTTCGGGTCGTCGTTGCCACCATGGGCTTGGCGGCTGGCATCAATTTTTCCCTCCGCAGCGTTGCCATGGCCGGCGACTCCTATCGCCGCGAGGCCATCGAGCAGCCGTTGCGGCCCGACGAGATGATGCAGATGTTTGGCCGGGCAGGCCGCCGCGGGTTGGATGAAACCGGGTTTGTCATTATCACCGCCAACCAATTGCGGCTGCTCGACGCGCATCCGGGCCATCTGTCCCGCAGCGGCGCAGTTGATTGGGGCGCGCTCCTGGGTGTCATGACCGCCGCTGCGCATCGGCGCCGCGATCCTTTTGCCGAGGCGGTTCGGGTCCAGGAACGGCTCTTCACGACAAAACCCATCGTTCTTGGGGTCGAGGAATCACTCCACCACCCCAATGTCCCTTGCGGCCTGCACACGGACCCCGAGCGCGCCCGGCATGTTCGCAAACGCGTCCGCGAAATGCGCAACAGCGCCGGCCAATGGGAGACCATGGGTGAATTTGTGGCCAGGCCGTTGCGCGAAATTTTTGCGCACGAAGACCTGCTCGGGATGCAAGCAAAAGACGACGGACCTCCTCTCGATGGCTGGCCAGACTCAACCCATCCTCCGGATGGCGTTCGGCCCACAGCCCATCACGCCCCTCATGCCGAGCCTCCTCGGCTACACCCTCGGCTTGTGCCCGTTTTATCCGTGCCTCAAGCCCTGGAAAAGGCCGGCGTCGGAACGCTTTGTGTCCTTTCCGACGGCCCGCGAGAAAAAATCTTTGGCCGGGCGCTGACGGTGGCCGATCGCCTGGGCGCGGAGCGCGTGCTCATTGCCAAATGGATACGGCGCCTGACCAATTGGAATGGCCGCCAGGCCGCGCTGTCGGTTTGGGAGCAACAAATCGCCCCACTGGTCGAACAACGGCTGGCAGAGCAGAAAACGCCTCTCGTCCGGTTCACCAATAACGGCCATCAGATTTTAGCCCAGGTGAGCATCGCCGAACTGACCACGCGCGTCCCGGTAGATTCCCACGGCATTGCCTTGTGGCATCCGCTAACGCGGGAAGTGTTGCCCTGCGATTGCGCGCAATGCTCGCTCGTGCCGATTTGCAAGCAATTGTCCACCGCCACCGGCACTGCAATGCTATGGCGCAGATTGAGCCTGGTCGATGTGGAGGGCGCCCCGACCCTTCGCGGGCAAATCGTGAGCTTCTTCTCTCAAGGCGACGGCCTGGCTATCGCAGCGGCCCTCGAAGATGAGACCTACCCGCTGGACGAACTCATCTATGATGTCGCCAAC
Encoded proteins:
- a CDS encoding DEAD/DEAH box helicase, whose product is MSVSPLAELAALNQVAIPDLWQQQAVSALREGHDVVVQAPTGSGKTLIFELWSNQGKNRGQAIYTVPTRALANDKLAEWRARGWNVGITTGDLAENLDAPVLVATLETQKNRLIQGDGPSLLVVDEYQMLGDSDRGLNYELALALAPPQTQLLLLSGSVSNPQDVVKWLGRLGRKAVLIRHEQRPVPLEEVDAHNLSYYVPAEIRGYWPRLIAKALAEDLGPVLIFAPRRQAAEAMAADLARQLPIPNPLQLSTDQKVLLGEHLSKLLKSRIACHHSGLSYGARAGVIEPLAKAGQLRVVVATMGLAAGINFSLRSVAMAGDSYRREAIEQPLRPDEMMQMFGRAGRRGLDETGFVIITANQLRLLDAHPGHLSRSGAVDWGALLGVMTAAAHRRRDPFAEAVRVQERLFTTKPIVLGVEESLHHPNVPCGLHTDPERARHVRKRVREMRNSAGQWETMGEFVARPLREIFAHEDLLGMQAKDDGPPLDGWPDSTHPPDGVRPTAHHAPHAEPPRLHPRLVPVLSVPQALEKAGVGTLCVLSDGPREKIFGRALTVADRLGAERVLIAKWIRRLTNWNGRQAALSVWEQQIAPLVEQRLAEQKTPLVRFTNNGHQILAQVSIAELTTRVPVDSHGIALWHPLTREVLPCDCAQCSLVPICKQLSTATGTAMLWRRLSLVDVEGAPTLRGQIVSFFSQGDGLAIAAALEDETYPLDELIYDVANLDAGFRFCGEDNRWGGRLAVVCHGKYGLQSIPGYLENGVPPKYGAGAEQVVASVHRNPLTKQTWITDLLGPGDIDRVIIEWRSLLRQIAHSPPLDWPRWQSLQAMARAILNETESPTLTNLPPLEYHQTRRVDHRLILRRH